In Brassica oleracea var. oleracea cultivar TO1000 unplaced genomic scaffold, BOL UnpScaffold01122, whole genome shotgun sequence, the genomic window GTTGCATGGATGGGGAGATTCATGGACAGTGGCGATGATGAGGACGAGCTTGAGCATGTGGCTTTCCTTGTCTTGTGGTTAAGCTACTTTGTATTTTCATCACGCTATTATCATATAGATGAGGCTGTTTTGCCTATAGCTGTTCATCTTTCAGAAGGTGTTAGGATTGCTTTGGCTCCAGCTGTACTTGCTCACTTGTATGCTGACTTAACTCTCTTGAAAGACCACACTAGAGACTCCTCTAACGACAAGATTGAGCTGAATGCTTTGTTTAAGTTGGTCCAAGTTTGGACATGGGAGAGATTCAGGGAACTAAGGCCAAAGCCTAATCTTCTGCTACAAGGTCAGCCAAGATTGGCTCGTTGGGATGACGTGGAACAGGGAGACACTGATGTGAGACAGATACTGGACAACTCAAAGATGGACAGTTTTGAGTGGAGACCATTCACAAAAGCTGTGAAAAACTGGCAGCTCCCTAAGTTTTACCCTGAGAAAGCAATGTGGGTTCCTGTTGGTCCTGATCTTGATGAGGAATTCATCTCCTTTGCTCGATGCATCAAGGTGTCTGAGCTTGTTGGTGGAATGAATTGTGTGGAACACTACTTTCCCAACGGAGTGGCTTCACAGTTTGGTCTGCTTCAGGATGTTCCTTGTCTTGTTAACAGGAACAACCTCTCGGAGGAGGAAGCTTGGAACGAGTACGACAAGCCTATTGAGGATTTGACATTGTTCATCCCTTCACGTTCTGCGGTACCTCGTGTCACCTCAATGTTCTGTGACTGGTGGAGGAAGCCGTTTCCACAACTCCAGCATTCACTGAAGGGAAAGTGTGTTGGTGGTAACTGTGATGAGACATCTGCTTCAGGTTCTAGGAAGCGGAATCGCAAGAAGAGAGTTTGTACTATGGGTTGTTGTCAGACACATgacagtgatgatgatgaagatctTAGCATTACCATTGCTCAAATTAGGAGATTTAGTATTAAGAAGTGCAGTGGTGGAGAAGATGGTTCTGAACCGCTTGGTAAGAAGAGTAGATTTGAGGCGGATAACAATGATTTGGGCTTTCATCAGGAGCTTGGTTTGGTAAGAGCTGATGAAAATGAAACTGTTCAACCACCAGAGAAAGAGCAAAGGAATGAAGGTAATGATGAAACTGGGAAGGATATGGATATGAGCTCAAATGATGAAAACAACTCTTCAGATCCTCCTCTTGGTTTTGATGATGCAACTCATGACATTCTTGTGTCACCACCGCCAGAGACAAGGCAAACGTGTGATGATGAGCTTGATGTACATGGAAGAAATGTGGAGAAGATGTCTATGCCAGATGATGGCAGCAAGGAGCCAGAGTGTCTGCTTCATGAAGATGGTGGCATGGCTGGAGAGAAGGCGAGctcagagaagaaagaaaatgacagTTTGATCCAGAAAAAGATTGCATCAAATGCAGACAACAATGAACCAACTCCTTATCAAAATCTTGCCCCGGGAGGTTCTGAAGTAGCTGGTGAGTCAAAGAGAAACGAAGATGTTGGTGATGAAACTGTCCTTGGAAGTGAAGAACCATTGAAATCCAGTGAGAAGTTAGAAAAGAGAAACGAAGATGTTGGTGGTGGGAATGACTCATATGAAAAGAGTCTACACAACGTGAAGAAGCTTGCATCGTCGATAGAGGGGCTGGCATTGTCAATAGACGAGGGTATTGCTAAGGCTGAAAGAAATGTGGCATGGTTGAAAGCAATGAGAGCCgcaaaacagaagaaaattgCAGCAGCTCGTTTGATCTAAGGAAAGTTCAATGATGTTTTGGGGAGGTCAAATGCAAGTAGAAGAATATCAAGTTATCAACCATCTATCGTAACTGTGTTGTCTTTTCTTTATGCTTTAGTATCTTTTGAAAGACTGGTTTGTTTAAGTGTTTCCTTTTGTATGTTTTGAACTCAGTTATGAGCTTATTGCTTCTTGCTTTTTGTAAGATCAAATTTGGCTTGCAGGGTAGCTAATTCATCCTCAGATGAAATGTAAACGAAACAGTCTGAATTCATCATGTGAAAATAGATCATCATATATAATATGGATTTATGAAAGCGATCCATGGTGTTACATAGGAACTGTAGGACAGAGGCTGCACAACGGACATACATTGTAAGATAAATGAACCTGTGAATTGACGCTGAGAGGACTCTGCATAGTTCCTTTATCTGTGTTATCTAACTTTATTGATTAATGATTCTTTTGTTAAGTCTTAACTGTGATCACTTCTTTTTATCATTCTGATTCTTTGATGTATACTATTACTATTGACAGGTAAGTATATTTGATGTATACTATTTACTATTGACAAGCAAGTATATGAAATATCGAATTCATATTGAAAGTTAACACTTTCCAAATAGGTTTCTTTTGTGTATCATATTCCTACAGAGGATCAGAACTGTGAGACGATATTCGGACCATCGTTATTAACAGCCAAAATCACCTTAGAATCCTTAATTCCAGCTAAGTGTTGAATGACTCCTGAAACACCAAACGCCATGTATAGCTCTGGTGCTACTATTTTCCCCGTTTGTCCCAcctgacacacacacacacaaactctACCGAGTTTAAAAGATCAAATGAGGAAACCAatacttttgattttgaattgggCGGCGCA contains:
- the LOC106320909 gene encoding uncharacterized protein LOC106320909 translates to MRKKTKLSSCSSNEDLVEEREELMVSLSENRVSLPHVQTSNTKSKKKEEKSIKISLSSSSPAAVEELVEEREDFMVLPSGNRRPSRSREKNHLLKPCFTTSQPTTLPPLTDLKALSLSVSFNGWRFPNVKFKSWATKMSALHEPTWKKAGILQAVAASTLKIIKDTDLVLGVAEKWCPDTNTFVFPWGEATVTLEDVMVLLGFSVLGSPVFAALDSSGEKILRELEKEWVKIKRDRVSFVTQVAWMGRFMDSGDDEDELEHVAFLVLWLSYFVFSSRYYHIDEAVLPIAVHLSEGVRIALAPAVLAHLYADLTLLKDHTRDSSNDKIELNALFKLVQVWTWERFRELRPKPNLLLQGQPRLARWDDVEQGDTDVRQILDNSKMDSFEWRPFTKAVKNWQLPKFYPEKAMWVPVGPDLDEEFISFARCIKVSELVGGMNCVEHYFPNGVASQFGLLQDVPCLVNRNNLSEEEAWNEYDKPIEDLTLFIPSRSAVPRVTSMFCDWWRKPFPQLQHSLKGKCVGGNCDETSASGSRKRNRKKRVCTMGCCQTHDSDDDEDLSITIAQIRRFSIKKCSGGEDGSEPLGKKSRFEADNNDLGFHQELGLVRADENETVQPPEKEQRNEGNDETGKDMDMSSNDENNSSDPPLGFDDATHDILVSPPPETRQTCDDELDVHGRNVEKMSMPDDGSKEPECLLHEDGGMAGEKASSEKKENDSLIQKKIASNADNNEPTPYQNLAPGGSEVAGESKRNEDVGDETVLGSEEPLKSSEKLEKRNEDVGGGNDSYEKSLHNVKKLASSIEGLALSIDEGIAKAERNVAWLKAMRAAKQKKIAAARLI